The Prionailurus bengalensis isolate Pbe53 chromosome C2, Fcat_Pben_1.1_paternal_pri, whole genome shotgun sequence DNA segment GCTGGACGCTAAGttggcggggcggggcaggggggagggtggtTCGGGTAGGTGGGTGCTTGAAGCTAGGCGGTTCGGGAACGGAGGGCAAACCTGTGAGGGGACCTGGAAACCTGGCCCGCGGTGTAGGCTGCAGGAGCCCGGGATCGGATTGGGTTTTTGCATTTGAAATGGGACTTTCCGTTTTTGCAGAGAAATGCTCCCGAAGAGAAGGCGTCTGTAGGACCCTGGTTATTGGCTCTCTTCATTTTTGTCGTTTGTGGTTCTGGTAAGTGTTTTGGGGCTACCATCGGGTAGGGCATTGGATGTCGGGTTTGGGATGACGTGGTGACCCATCAGTGGTGAATCCTACCCGCGTAGTTCTCAACCCACCTGCTGGGAGCTCCACATAAGTGTCTCTCGTCTGAACCGAATTACTTGTCCCACATATGCACAGAGGGTGGTGCTCCAGAAACTTCTCATAGCTTGATTTGTGCTCACAGGAGATCAGAAAAGGAGGTCAGCTCTTCAGTTAGTAATGATCAAGTTGGAAGAAATttagaccaaaacaaaaaaacctcacgGAATGAGAATTTAGAATGTTTTGCAAgcatattatgaatatatttgcaaaacactTACGAACATGATGTATATGTGGACGTTGAACTGAATTTAACGTGTcccaaaattaatgtttttatggCAAAATTGGTTATATTTTGTAAAGTAAAGCTCGTGCGAAGAATTGGTTGGGTATAGAGGAAATGTACCTGATTGGTAACTTAGTGTAGGAGACAAATGTTTTTAGATTAATTAAAGAAACGTTTGACATatgggaggaaaaataagttatCAGGTCAGCCTACTATTAAAGTAATAGATTCCTGCCTCTGCAAATGgattacagaatatttttcttcttttcatttattattccaATATGCAAACTGTTtatattgtttctgttttttatattctgACATTCTAAAGTTACTGAGGTTTCTCTTAAACGTTTCATTTCGCCTGCTTCCTAAACTTACTAGTTGGCCAAGAGCCAAGCAATTTATGTAACCTAAAGATTATTCAATTTCAGCTTTGTGAGAATGAGGAAGCATGGTTATATTATAGGCCAGGCCTTAGAAGGACACTTAATATTTTGGGGATAAATCAAAATAATTCTATGCTAGAAAAACCTGTTTGCTTTGGTGCTTTAAGCTTTTTCTAAAATGATTGTGTATTGCAAAATCTCTTGGACGGTTAGACGTAGAATtcagaaaagctgaaaaaaataacttatgGACATTGAATTGGTTTATTAGGGTAGGCTTGTCTTCACTTCCTCAATGAAGTTACCTAGCATTTGCAAGTAATTTTAAGGGTGCTCTTGGATTCTCATGAAGtaccttaataaatatttgtcagttgtcattcctattttattcaaaGCATGCTTACTaaaacatttgttctttctttttgcagCAATTTTCCAGATTATTCAAAGTATCAGGATGGGCATGTGAAGTGACTGACCTTAAGATGTTTCCATTCTCCTGTGAATTTTAACTTGAACTCATTCCTGATGTTTGATACCCTGGTTAAAAACAATTCAGTAAAGCATCCTGCCTCAGAATGACTTTTCATATCATCCTTCATTTGTCATTCCAAGGTTTCTCCATGAGTCATTCCAAGTTTTCTAGTCCATACCACAGTGCCTTGCAAAAGCACCACAtgaataaagcaataaaatttgATTGTTAAGCTATAGTAGTGGACCCTACTTATTCAGTCAGTAAAGAGTAAGTTTTCTTAATGTGGTTGTTAAAACCCTATCCAGTATAGATAGATAATTAGATTAAATCTATGTAGACAGAGTCTAGATTTTGTTAACCCTAATGTGTATATGcaattagttttaatttaaaatttggagTCATGGTTTTTATATAGTTAGGCACTTTATTACTGTATCTTGAATTGAAAGCACACTCCCATATAGGGTAATGTCACTGTCCTGTAATAAAGTGCTTATAAATGGAACAACTACACAGTTAGCCTCGTTTTCCCATAATCTTTAGcacctaaaattttttaaaagcttctaaaTGCCTAATATAAAAGAAGATGCTTATAGCTACAATatctattttaacaatattatttctattaCACTACCTTGGATTTTGCATGAGTAGTTATACTAATGTAAAATGCCATAAGAAAACTTGGTTGAGCATTTTGTAACTTACTCAGTAACTTCAGTTTCACTAAAAGTTACCATGTGGAGTAAAGTCAGGGAAAGTTTGTTTATGTCACCATTGATTTTACCATCATTAATATATCAAAGGGGACTACTATGCTAGACagtattttggggaaaaatactACTAAAAATGGATGTTTCATCAGGACATCCTGATGAGTCTAATGTGCCATAAGACATCTTAGCACGTTAATAGCACTTTTAATACCAAAAAGGCACATCAACTGAAAAGTTACTTAGTTTGGAAATAATCTTCTGGGTTTATGATTAAAATTTTGGTAGGGCACTAGATACATCAGACTAAAGTGCCGTCTGGAATTAAATGGATTTGCTGATAAGGATCAGTCTTTAGTCTTCCCTTTGTGGTATAATTTTATAGGTTATGATTGATCAGAGTTTCTTTTTACTAATGGTAAGGGTGAGAAGGCAGGTTTTAGGTTTTCGGATACTGTTGAAAATTGTAAGTTTTGGCTGTTTAC contains these protein-coding regions:
- the SERP1 gene encoding stress-associated endoplasmic reticulum protein 1 — protein: MVAKQRIRMANEKHSKNITQRGNVAKTSRNAPEEKASVGPWLLALFIFVVCGSAIFQIIQSIRMGM